One Granulicella sp. 5B5 DNA window includes the following coding sequences:
- a CDS encoding LysR substrate-binding domain-containing protein codes for MNLQELRYLVAVAQHRHFGRAAEACNVSQPTLSSQIRKLERELGVTLLERTNKRVDMTPAGTQILAHAQRTLTEAAQIEAVARAARDPLVGALKLGVIPTLAPYLMPLILRPLKAAYPGLTIELWEDQTRSLIEGLRNHRLDAALLATEADSPEITEIALFDEPLLAALPLDHPQASRKKVDEEKLAAEILVLADGHCLSNQTLSICGAKRATPISALQSGMHAATLETLVNLVAAGYGATLIPALAAPSLGQRGIALRPLTGKSSRTIRLASRPGFPRAQALRALEKVIRTAARKVGLA; via the coding sequence ATGAACCTGCAGGAACTCCGCTATCTCGTCGCCGTCGCCCAGCACCGCCACTTCGGCCGCGCCGCCGAAGCCTGCAACGTCAGCCAGCCCACCCTCAGCAGCCAGATCCGTAAGCTCGAGCGCGAGCTCGGCGTCACGCTCCTCGAGCGCACCAACAAGCGCGTCGACATGACCCCCGCCGGTACCCAGATCCTCGCCCACGCCCAGCGCACCCTCACCGAAGCCGCACAGATCGAAGCCGTCGCCCGCGCCGCCCGCGACCCGCTCGTCGGAGCCCTCAAACTCGGCGTCATCCCCACGCTCGCGCCCTACCTCATGCCGCTCATCCTGCGCCCGCTCAAGGCCGCCTACCCCGGCCTCACCATCGAGCTATGGGAAGACCAGACCCGCTCCCTCATCGAAGGCCTCCGCAACCACCGCCTCGACGCCGCTCTCCTCGCCACCGAAGCCGACTCACCCGAGATCACCGAGATCGCCCTCTTCGACGAGCCGCTCCTCGCCGCCCTTCCACTCGATCATCCGCAGGCCTCGCGCAAAAAAGTCGACGAAGAAAAACTCGCCGCCGAAATCCTCGTCCTCGCCGACGGCCACTGCCTCTCCAACCAGACACTCTCCATCTGCGGCGCCAAGCGCGCCACCCCCATCAGCGCCCTCCAGAGCGGCATGCACGCCGCCACGCTCGAAACCCTCGTCAACCTCGTCGCCGCCGGCTACGGAGCCACACTCATCCCCGCCCTCGCTGCACCCTCGCTCGGACAACGTGGCATCGCCCTCCGCCCACTCACCGGCAAGTCGTCGCGCACCATCCGCCTCGCCAGCCGCCCCGGATTCCCCCGCGCTCAGGCTCTCCGCGCTCTCGAAAAAGTCATCCGCACCGCCGCCCGCAAAGTCGGCTTAGCGTAG
- a CDS encoding Dyp-type peroxidase, whose amino-acid sequence MVLGGGYNFRMYTAQAGIFALGTSSHAYLEFDLLDAKGCKQFASTIAAIREPRTTTGGVNFVIGFRPELWREMVPEDAPVGVEGFNKDIEGVEGFVMPSTQHDALVWMSGSAYDVVFDMARSVIQDLAGQARLAEETSSWAYRHDRDLTGFIDGSENPTLLEAPADALLPEGVPGAAGSVLLLQKWKHKVAEWEALPVAQQELVMGRSKADSIEMENKPAYSHVARTDQDVFGNIFRRNMPYGKVDDHGTVFVGFSADQTRLAKMLESMAGLVNGTRDALTKYTEPLTGSYYFVPSVESLLRLR is encoded by the coding sequence GTGGTGCTGGGCGGTGGCTATAATTTCCGCATGTATACGGCGCAGGCTGGAATCTTTGCTCTTGGAACTTCTTCTCATGCGTATCTGGAGTTTGATCTTCTGGATGCGAAGGGGTGTAAACAGTTTGCTTCTACCATTGCTGCTATTCGTGAGCCGCGGACGACTACGGGTGGTGTGAACTTTGTGATCGGATTCAGGCCGGAGCTTTGGCGCGAGATGGTTCCGGAGGATGCCCCGGTGGGTGTGGAGGGGTTCAACAAGGACATCGAGGGCGTCGAGGGGTTTGTGATGCCGAGCACGCAGCATGATGCGCTGGTGTGGATGTCGGGCAGTGCGTATGACGTGGTCTTCGATATGGCGCGGTCGGTGATCCAGGACCTTGCGGGGCAGGCGAGGCTGGCGGAGGAGACGTCGAGCTGGGCGTATCGGCATGATCGCGACCTGACGGGGTTTATCGATGGGTCGGAGAACCCGACGCTGCTGGAGGCTCCGGCAGACGCGTTGTTGCCGGAAGGGGTTCCGGGGGCGGCGGGTTCGGTGCTGCTGCTGCAGAAGTGGAAGCACAAGGTAGCGGAGTGGGAGGCGTTGCCGGTGGCGCAGCAGGAGCTCGTGATGGGGCGCAGCAAGGCGGACAGCATCGAGATGGAGAACAAGCCGGCCTACTCGCATGTGGCGCGGACGGACCAGGATGTGTTTGGGAACATCTTTCGGCGCAACATGCCGTATGGCAAGGTGGATGACCACGGCACGGTGTTCGTGGGGTTCAGCGCAGACCAGACGCGGCTGGCGAAGATGCTGGAGAGCATGGCGGGGCTGGTGAATGGGACTCGGGATGCGCTGACGAAGTACACGGAGCCGCTGACGGGGTCGTATTACTTTGTGCCGTCGGTGGAGAGCCTGCTGCGGCTACGCTAA
- a CDS encoding MarR family winged helix-turn-helix transcriptional regulator encodes MPSLSGAGLPSGAKAPSDFVAEMYELKLVPFKAGSHASESRIRGLQGRGWEGVEVRCYCAAARRVSRRLVRVYEEALRPAGVNPAQFELMQHLRARPGLSQGALAVAVDLDQTTLSRNVRGMMAAGWVAVSAGMGDKRVSTYALTEAGMAVLQAAVPLWKEATVRVEAAVGDAEVVWRGLEALEKVV; translated from the coding sequence GTGCCAAGCCTTAGTGGCGCGGGCTTGCCCTCCGGGGCTAAAGCCCCTTCAGATTTTGTGGCTGAGATGTACGAGCTGAAGCTCGTACCCTTCAAAGCCGGCTCGCATGCTTCAGAGTCGAGGATTCGTGGGCTTCAGGGTCGAGGATGGGAGGGCGTAGAGGTGCGGTGTTATTGTGCGGCGGCGCGGCGGGTGTCGAGGCGGCTGGTGCGGGTGTATGAAGAGGCTCTGCGACCGGCGGGTGTGAACCCGGCGCAGTTTGAGTTGATGCAGCACCTGCGCGCCCGGCCGGGGTTGAGCCAGGGGGCACTGGCGGTGGCGGTGGACCTGGACCAGACGACGCTGTCGCGGAATGTGAGAGGGATGATGGCGGCGGGCTGGGTGGCGGTGTCGGCTGGGATGGGGGACAAGAGGGTGTCGACGTATGCGCTGACCGAAGCTGGGATGGCCGTGCTGCAGGCGGCGGTGCCGCTGTGGAAGGAAGCGACGGTGAGGGTGGAAGCTGCGGTGGGAGATGCCGAGGTGGTTTGGCGTGGGTTGGAGGCGCTGGAGAAGGTTGTGTGA
- a CDS encoding phosphoesterase, protein MDCRVFYHDKCFDGACSAALFTKFHRECVGTAAGFDYRGLVHRAGALFDESWWLADGENAVVDFKYSASPKLTWWFDHHQSAFASAEDEAHFRAGQVNADGSPGPLSMRQFFDPSYTSCAGWIAHIASAKFGMKLDGLEELLYWADIVDGAKYESAKAAVEMEAPAMKLTLVIESADVSRQMIPLLTEMPLAEVLAQPFVQQELGPLMERHRQMLKLIGERAVCEHGVISFDITDQPTEGYNKFIPYYLHPEGTYNVGLSRSSFRNKVSVGTNPWTAKRADELANIAAICERYGGGGHARVGAISFPVEAEAEARSAAAEIVAELRAFSG, encoded by the coding sequence TTGGACTGCCGGGTTTTCTATCACGATAAATGCTTTGACGGGGCCTGTTCGGCCGCGCTGTTTACGAAGTTCCATCGCGAGTGCGTGGGGACTGCCGCGGGGTTCGACTACCGCGGGCTGGTGCATCGCGCGGGGGCGCTGTTCGATGAGAGCTGGTGGCTTGCGGATGGCGAGAATGCGGTGGTGGACTTCAAGTACTCGGCTTCGCCGAAGCTGACGTGGTGGTTCGATCATCACCAATCGGCGTTTGCGAGCGCGGAGGATGAGGCGCACTTTCGTGCGGGACAGGTGAATGCTGACGGCTCGCCTGGGCCGCTGTCGATGCGGCAGTTCTTCGATCCGAGCTACACGAGCTGCGCGGGGTGGATTGCGCATATCGCGAGCGCGAAGTTTGGGATGAAGCTCGATGGGTTGGAGGAGCTACTGTACTGGGCGGACATCGTTGACGGGGCTAAGTATGAGAGCGCCAAGGCTGCGGTGGAGATGGAAGCTCCGGCGATGAAGCTGACTTTAGTGATTGAAAGCGCCGATGTTTCGCGGCAGATGATTCCGCTGCTGACCGAGATGCCTCTGGCGGAGGTGCTGGCGCAGCCGTTTGTGCAGCAGGAGCTGGGGCCGCTGATGGAGCGGCATCGGCAGATGCTGAAGCTGATTGGCGAACGCGCGGTGTGCGAGCACGGAGTGATTTCGTTCGACATTACGGACCAGCCGACGGAGGGGTACAACAAGTTCATTCCGTACTACCTGCACCCGGAGGGGACGTACAACGTGGGGTTGTCGCGGTCTAGCTTTCGGAACAAGGTGTCGGTGGGGACGAACCCCTGGACGGCCAAGCGGGCGGATGAGCTGGCGAATATAGCGGCGATCTGCGAGCGATACGGTGGCGGTGGTCATGCTCGCGTGGGGGCGATCAGCTTTCCGGTGGAGGCTGAGGCTGAGGCGCGGTCGGCGGCGGCGGAGATTGTGGCTGAGTTGAGGGCGTTTTCGGGCTGA